The Primulina tabacum isolate GXHZ01 chromosome 7, ASM2559414v2, whole genome shotgun sequence genome includes a window with the following:
- the LOC142551336 gene encoding ATP-citrate synthase beta chain protein 2-like, with amino-acid sequence MATGQLFSKSTQALFYNYKQLPIQRMLDFDFLCGRETPSVAGIINPGSEGFQKLFFGQEEIAIPVHSTIEAASAAHPTADVFINFASFRSAAASSMSALTQPTIKVVAIIAEGVPESDTKQLIAYAKANNKVVIGPATVGGIQAGAFKIGDTAGTIDNIIHCKLYRPGSVGFVSKSGGMSNELYNTIARVTNGIYEGIAIGGDVFPGSTLSDHVLRFNNIPQVKMIVVLGELGGRDEYSLVEALKQGKINKPVVAWVSGTCARLFKSEVQFGHAGAKSGGEMESAQAKNQALKEAGAVVPTSYEAFEGSIRETFEKLVEGGQVMAVKEVTPPPIPEDLNTAIKSGKVRAPTHIISTISDDRGEEPTYAGVPMSSIVEQGLGVGDVISLLWFKRSLPRYCSRFIEICIMLCADHGPCVSGAHNTIVTARAGKDLVSSLVSGLLTIGPRFGGAIDDAARYFKDAYDRGLTPYEFVESMKKKGIRVPGIGHRVKRGDNRDKRVELLQEFARSNFPSVKYMEYAVEVETYTLSKANNLVLNVDGAIGSLFLDLLAGSGMFTKQEIDEIVGIGYLNGLFVLARSIGLIGHTFDQKRLKQPLYRHPWEDVLYTK; translated from the exons ATGGCAACCGGGCAACTTTTCTCCAAATCAACTCAAGCACTATTTTACAATTACAAGCAACTCCCCATACAGCGGATGCTTGATTTTGACTTCCTTTGTG GGAGAGAAACACCTTCTGTTGCCGGAATCATAAATCCTGGTTCTGAGGGATTTCAGAAGCTATTTTTCGGTCAGGAGGAAATTGCAATTCCAGTTCATTCGAC TATTGAAGCTGCAAGTGCTGCACATCCCACAGCTGATGTTTTTATTAACTTCGCATCATTTAGAAG TGCTGCTGCTTCATCCATGTCTGCTCTCACGCAGCCAACAATCAAAGTTGTGGCCATTATAGCTGAAGGTGTCCCCGAATCAGACACTAAGCAATTAATTGCTTATGCAAAGGCAAACAATAAG GTCGTCATTGGCCCCGCTACTGTTGGAGGTATTCAAGCTGGAGCCTTTAAGATTGGTGATACTGCTGGAACAATTGATAATATCATTCACTGCAAGTTGTACAGGCCTGGATCTGTTGGATTTGTCTCCAAATCT GGTGGTATGTCTAACGAGTTATACAACACAATTGCTCGTGTAACGAATGGAATTTACGAAG GTATCGCGATCGGAGGTGATGTGTTCCCTGGTTCCACACTTTCTGATCATGTGCTTCGATTTAACAATATACCTCAg GTTAAAATGATTGTTGTTCTTGGAGAACTTGGTGGGCGTGATGAATATTCCTTAGTTGAGGCCCTCAAACAGGGGAAAATCAACAAGCCTGTAGTTGCCTGGGTCAGTGGAACTTGTGCTCGCCTCTTCAAATCGGAAGTGCAGTTTGGTCATGCT GGGGCCAAGAGTGGTGGTGAGATGGAGTCTGCTCAGGCCAAGAATCAAGCACTCAAAGAGGCGGGAGCTGTTGTTCCCACTTCATATGAGGCATTCGAAGGTTCAATCAGAGAAACATTCGAGAAATTG GTCGAGGGGGGGCAGGTTATGGCTGTGAAGGAGGTTACACCTCCTCCAATACCGGAGGATCTTAATACAGCAATTAAGAGTGGAAAAGTTCGGGCTCCAACACATATTATTTCCACTATTTCAGATGATAGGG GGGAAGAACCAACATATGCTGGCGTCCCCATGTCCTCCATTGTTGAACAGGGTTTAGGTGTCGGTGATGTTATTTCTTTATTGTGGTTCAAAAGAAGCCTTCCCCGTTATTGCTCACGTTTTATTGAA ATTTGCATCATGTTATGTGCTGACCATGGTCCATGTGTATCTGGTGCTCACAACACCATTGTGACGGCTAGAGCAGGAAAAGACCTGGTATCAAGTCTTGTTTCTG GTTTATTGACAATTGGTCCTCGTTTTGGTGGGGCTATTGATGATGCTGCTCGATACTTTAAGGATGCTTATGACAGG GGTCTTACACCTTACGAATTTGTGGAAAGCATGAAAAAGAAGGGCATTCGTGTACCTGGTATTGGTCACAG AGTCAAGAGGGGCGATAACAGAGACAAGAGGGTAGAGTTGCTGCAAGAATTTGCACGGTCGAATTTCCCATCTGTAAAGTACATGGAATACGCAGTTGAAGTCGAGACTTACACCCTTTCAAAAGCAAACAACCTAGTTCTCAACGTTGATGGTGCCATTGGTTCCCTATTCTTGGATCTTCTTGCAGGCAGCGGAATGTTCACAAAGCAAGAAATTGATGAGATTGTTGGGATTGGTTACCTTAATGGACTCTTTGTTCTTGCACGTTCCATTGGTCTAATAGG GCATACATTTGATCAGAAGAGACTGAAGCAGCCACTTTATCGTCACCCATGGGAAGACGTTCTCTACACAAAGTAA